ACACCACCTACCAGGTGCACAACGGGCCCGACGGTCAGTCGGTCACGCCGTACGACACCCACGTCGGGGCCGACGGCAAGCTCGTCATGGAGAAGGCGAGCTGGTACGACGCGCCGAGCTCGGGCGACGAGGTCGGTCCGGGGCACCAGATCAAGGTCAACCAGGGCAACTGACCCACCGGACGAACGGACACAGGGGGAGCGGACGACATGGCGACGGTCACGATGGACTGGGTGAAGGTGCGCGGGATGGCGCGCTCCGCGCGCGACAGCGCACCCGACCTGGACAGCGCGGAGGAGCACGTCAGCAACGCCGGAAGCTGGGCGAAGGGCGCGATGTCGGACCTTCAGTCCGCCGCGGCGCTCACGACGTACTCGTCCACCTGGACCGACCTGATGAAGTCGTTCGCCAAGACGGCGAGGGACATCGGCGACAAGCTGGAGTCGAGCGCGGCGATCGTCGAGACCGCCGACACCAGGAGCGCGCAGGAGGTCGACGCCAGCGGCGACGACGCGGCTTACGTGTCGGTCAGCCTCAACCGCACCACCTGGGTCGACGGCGGGATCTGAACCGCCGGGTGCTCTTCAAGACCTACCAGGTCATGAACGGCGTGTCGCGGCACGCTATTTCAGACCGGACGTCTTGACCGACTCGATGATCTGGCGCTGGAAGACGAAGAACAGCAGGAGCGTCGGCATCGCGGCGACGGTCGCGGCGGCCAGCACGTAGTTGTAGTCGGCGTCGTACTGCTGGAAGAAGCTCGCGATGCCGACCTGGACGACGGTGAGGTCCTGGTCGGCCGTGATGGTGAGCGGCCAGAGGAACGCGTTCCAGTTGGCGAGGAAGAACAGCACTGCGAGCGCCGCGAGCACCGGCCGGCTGAGCGGCAGGATGACGCTCCAGTAGATCCGCCAGTATCCGGCACCGTCGACGATCGCCGCCTCCTCCAGGTCGCGCGGGATCGACACGTAGAACTGGCGGAGCAGGAAGATGCCGAACGCGCTGAACAGCGGCGGGATGATGAGGCCCGCGTACGAGTCGAGCAGGTGCAGCTCGCGGGCGACGAGGAACAGCGGAACGATCACCGCCGGCACCGTGATGAGCAGCGTGGAGAAGATCGCGACGAAGACGCCCTCGCGGCCGGGGAAGCGCAGCCGTGCCAGGGCGTACGCCGCCATCGAGTGGAACCACAGTGCGACGACCGTCACCGTCGCGGAGATGAAGAGGCTGTTGAGCAGATAGCGCAGGAACGGCACCTGGGTAAAGACGTAGACGAAGTTGTCGAACGTCGCCTCGCTGGGCAGGAGGTTCGGGCCGAGGACCTCGGCGCCGGGCTTGAGTGAGCCGAGCGCCATCCAGACGAGCGGGAAGACAGTGAAGACGGAGAGGATCAACGCGAGCAGGAACCACCACGCCCGGCTGACCCGCTGCGGCGCGTCGATGGACCGCACGCCAGCTCTAGTCGGCATAGGAGACAGTTCTAGTCTGCATAGGAAAATCGGCCTCCCTGGGTGACCCGGAAGATGACCACCGAGAGCGCCAGCATGGCGAGCACGAGGAACGAGCTCATCGCCGCCGCGTAGCCGAACTCCCCGAACACGAACGCCTGCTGGAAGATGTAGATGATGACGACGGTGGTGGCGTTGGCCGGACCGCCGTTGGTCAGGATGTAGATCAGGTCGAACCCGCCGGTGATCGCGGCGATGACCGACGTCAGCAGTACGAAGAAACTCGTCGGCTTGAGCAGCGGCCAGGTGACGTCGCGGAACGCCTGCCACGGTCCCGCGCCGTCGATGCGTGCGGCCTCGTAGTACTCGCGCGGGATGTCCTGCAGCCCGGCGAGGAAGATGATCATGTAATAGCCCATCTGGTACCACACGCTGATCGCGATCACGCTCGCCAGCGCGAACGTCGGGTCGCCGAGCCACGACGGCGCGATCCCGAGGGGTTCGACCAGCCGGCTGAGGATGCCGACCTTGTCCGTGAGGACGAACTGCCAGACGAGTCCGACGACGACCAGGCTCACGACGTACGGCACGAAGAACGCGCTGCGGAACAAGCCGACGAGCGGGAAGCGCTGCTTCACCAGCAGGGCGAGGAGCAGCGCCGCGACGAACAGCACCGGCGTGAGGACACCCAGGTAGATCGCGGTGCGGCCCAGGCTGCCGAGGAACTGCGGGTCGCCGAACATGCGGCGGAAGTTCGCGAGG
Above is a window of Streptosporangiales bacterium DNA encoding:
- a CDS encoding ABC transporter permease subunit translates to MPTRAGVRSIDAPQRVSRAWWFLLALILSVFTVFPLVWMALGSLKPGAEVLGPNLLPSEATFDNFVYVFTQVPFLRYLLNSLFISATVTVVALWFHSMAAYALARLRFPGREGVFVAIFSTLLITVPAVIVPLFLVARELHLLDSYAGLIIPPLFSAFGIFLLRQFYVSIPRDLEEAAIVDGAGYWRIYWSVILPLSRPVLAALAVLFFLANWNAFLWPLTITADQDLTVVQVGIASFFQQYDADYNYVLAAATVAAMPTLLLFFVFQRQIIESVKTSGLK
- a CDS encoding ABC transporter permease subunit produces the protein MTAGTMSAPRTRRRRNERERREIRAAVGFLAPDVAGLTVFLAVPMLLTFVLGFFRISGFGEYEFIGLANFRRMFGDPQFLGSLGRTAIYLGVLTPVLFVAALLLALLVKQRFPLVGLFRSAFFVPYVVSLVVVGLVWQFVLTDKVGILSRLVEPLGIAPSWLGDPTFALASVIAISVWYQMGYYMIIFLAGLQDIPREYYEAARIDGAGPWQAFRDVTWPLLKPTSFFVLLTSVIAAITGGFDLIYILTNGGPANATTVVIIYIFQQAFVFGEFGYAAAMSSFLVLAMLALSVVIFRVTQGGRFSYAD